The following DNA comes from Anaerostipes rhamnosivorans.
GGATGAGGCGGGGGAGCACCAGGCTGTGCGTATGCCGGGAGTGGGAGCCATTGGACAGACGCTGGGAGGGATACAGCAGTGTTTGAATGATAAGTATTTTACCTTGCTCCAGATCAATGAGGGGCTGGAAAATCTGCTGGGATATAAAGCGGCAGAGATTAAAGAGAGATTTCACAGCCGCTATCTGGAACTAATTTATCCGGCAGACCGGGAAGAAGTGCTGGAACAGACGAAGAAACAGCTGAATGTGGGAAATGCTATTGAACTGGAGTACCGGGTGGTGGCAAAGGACGGCCAGGTCATATGGGTCCTGGATAAAAGCCATCTGGTCACAGGGAGCGATGGCAAAGAGCATATTTTCAGGACGCTGATCAATGTGACCCAGTCCAAGCAGGCTCAGGAGGAACTGAGGCTGACGCTGGAGAGGCATAAGATCATCATGGACCAGTCTAATGACGTAATCTTTGAGTGGGATATGATAAAGGATAAGATGCTGTACTCGTCCAATTGGAAAAAGAAGTTCGGCTATACACCGGTCATGGATGAGGCCAGCACCAGGCTCCTGACACAGTCCCACATCCATCCGGAAGACCTGGAGCCGGTGGAAAAACTACTCAGCCAGATGGGCGGCAGCATGCCTTACGGGGAGATAGAGTTCAGGCTCGCGGACCGGGAGGGGAGTTACCGCTGGTACAAAGCCAAAGCTACAGCCCAGTTTGACCGGTCAGGAAGGGCATTTAAAGCTGTCGGTATCATGACGGATATTGATGCTGAAAAGAGGGCGTCACAGGAACTGGAAGACAAGGCTTCCAGAGACGAACTTACCGGGCTCTATAACAGGAGCACCGCCAGAAAGGAGATCGATCACTATCTTGAGAACAGGAATCCTGAGGAGATGGCGGCCATGATGATCATCGATGTGGATGATTTTAAGATGATCAATGACCGGTATGGACATATGTTCGGGGATGCTGTGCTTCAGGAGACTGCATCGGTGCTCACAAATCTTCTCAGAAAAGAGGACATTATCTCCAGGATCGGAGGCGATGAATTTTTAATCTTTATGAAAGATATAAGAACAGTAGATATATTAAAAAACAGGGCGGAAAAGATCAGGGACTCTTTTCAGTCTATGTTCCAACAGGATAGGACCCCATGTGATTTTTCCAGCAGTATTGGCATTGCGTGCTGCCCGGAGGACGGCACCAGCTTCGAGGAGCTGTTCAGGCGCAGTGACCTGGCACTCTATCACACAAAGTCCAAAGGGAAAAATGGCTATTGTCTTTTTGACAGCTCGCTGACAGAGCAGAGACTTGGATTTCCTGAGCCGGCGGCCACGGCCAGCACAAGGATTGATCCGGCCGGGGAACAGGAAAAGAAGACGGATGACCTGATCGAGCAGATCTTCCGAAAGATTTATGAGGAGAAAGATCTGGAGAGGGCAGTAAGTTCGATTCTTGAGATGGCGGGATCGCGTTTCAGTGTGAGCAGGGCTTATATTTATGAGGAATCTGAGGATGGAAGCAGTTACAGCAATACATTTGAATGGTGTAATCAGGGAGTTGATCCCCAGATGGGGCTCAGGCAGAAGATTTCATATAAGATGCTGTCAAACCAGTACAAGGACAATTTTAACGAGAACGGGATCTTTTACTGTCCCGATATCTCCTTGCTGCCCCGGGATCAGAGGGAAGTTCTGACCCCTCAAGGGACTAAATCCACCCTTCAGTGTGTCATCAGGGACGGAGGGGTCTATAAAGGATTTGTGGGCTTTGACGAATGTGTTATCAGAAGGATGTGGACAAAAGACCAGATCAGTGCATTAACGCTGATCGCAAAGCTTCTATCCATCTTTCTGCTGAAAAAAAGAGCTCAGGATCGAGCGGAAGAAACAGCGTTCAGTTTAAAGACAGCGCTGGATAACCAGAACTCCTGGATTTATATTATCGACCCTGACAGCTACCGGATGAGGTATATTAATCAAAAGACATTAGAAATTGCACCGGACGTGAAAACTGGAATGTACTGCTACGAGGCATTCTTTGGACGGACAGAACCATGTGCGGAGTGCCCTGCAAGAAATATCAGGGAGACCGGGAACAAAACAATAGAGGTTTATAATCCAGTCCTGAAGGTTTGGACAGTGGCGGATGCATCCCTGATCCGGTGGAGAGAACAGGATGCGTGTATGTTATCCTGCCATGATATTTCTCGTTACAAAGATAGTTAAAGGAGAACACATGATGCCAAGAGATCATATGCTGCATCAGGCAGAAGCTTTTGCAGATCAAATATTAAAATCATATTTTTGCGAAGCGGACGTGGAGTTTTTGATATCCACATTTGCGGAGGATATTGTCTGGCTGGGTGCGGGACCGCAGCAGCAGGCAGAAGGGAGAGAGTGTGTGGCGGACTGTTTCCGGTCAGGAAAGGATCAACTGGTGCGCTGCAGGATGTTCGGTGAGCGGTATGTATCCAGAAAGGTATCAAAAGATGTGGTCCTATGCCAGGGAGACAGCTGGATCGAGCCGCAGGAAGGCACCGGACTTTATTTTAAGACACACCAAAGGGCTACATTTTTGTTTCGCAAAAAGGGGGAATTCTTTGAGACCCTTCATATCCATAATTCTGTGGATTACTCAGATATCCAGGAGGGGGAGTTGTTCCCGGAAACTGCCGGAAAAGAAGCTTTTGACAAAATGAAAAGCGAGCTGGAAGAAAAGGAACAGGAATCTGAGAGAAAGACCAGATTTCTCGTGCAGCTGTATGATTCCCTTCCGTGTGGAATCATACAGTTTACAGCGGATCCTTCACACCGGGTTGTCAGCTTAAACCGTATGGCATGGGAGTTTTACGGCTTTTCATCCGAGCGGGAATACAGGGAGTCGGTGGAAACCCCATTTTGCCTGGTGTTGGATGAGGATAGGGCCAGGATCGAGGAGATGGTTGACAGCCTGAAACTAAACGGGGGGATCGTGCATTACACGAGGGAATGCCGTCCTCAGGGCGGGGACCGCCTAAGTGCATGGATCAATGTGGTTATGGAACGTCTGATCAACACAGAGGGAACAGAGGTGATCCAAGCAATCTATACGGACGTAACTGAGACAAAACTTCTGCAGAAGGCGCAGGAGAGAGAACGCCTGATTGAAAATCAGTGTCTCAGAGCGGCTACCTGCACCGCATATCCGATGATCATGAGCATCAATCTTACCCAGAATACATACAACTGTTTTATTGAGACGCAGACCTGCCCGTTTGACGACCGGAGAGGCAATTATGAGGATATGTTTGCAAAGATGCTGCCCATGGTTTATCCGGCTTACCGTGAAGATTACTGTTCCGTCTTTTCTAAGGAGGCAATGATGGAGCGGTTTTCACAGGGAGAACAGGAAATCTATATGGAGTTCCGGCAGCTGGGAATTGATGGTGAATATCATTGGATTTCTGCCCACATGATCAGTGTGGACAATCCTGTAAATGACGATATGCTGGTGATCCAGCTAGTAAAAGTGCTGGATCAGCAAAGGGTGGAAAAGGCAAGGCAGGAACAGCTTCTGCGGGACGCCCTGTCTTCTGCTGAGGAAGCCAGCCGGGCCAAGTCAGATTTCCTGTCACGGATGAGCCATGATATCCGTACACCGATGAATGCCATCATCGGGATGACCACCCTGGGGCTTTTAAAGCTGGATGATCCGGTAAATGTCAAGAACTGTATGAGCAAGATCGACGCATCCTCCAAATATCTTTTGTCGCTGATCAACGATATTTTGGATATGTCAAAGATCGAGACCGGTAAAATGGAGATTGTCAAAGAAAAGTTCGAGTTTCAAACATTCTTTGAGGATCTGGTGAAGATTATCTATCCTCAGGCTGTAGATTTGGGAATCCAGCTGGAGATCTACCACAAAGAGCCCTTGGAAAGGTACTATATGGGCGATGCCCTGCGGATCAAACAGATTCTCATGAACTTGCTGTCCAACGCATTGAAGTTTACTCCGGATGGAGGAAATATTACAGTTTCAGTGGAAGAACAGAGACGTTCCGGTGGATATGCATACTTAAGCTTCCAGGTGAAGGATTCGGGAGTGGGCATTTCGGAAAAATTTATGCCGAGGATCTTCCAGCCCTTTGAACAAGAGTCCCCGGAGGGGGCAAGAAATAACGTAGGAAGCGGACTGGGGCTTTCCATTGTTTATAATCTGGTGCAGATGATGGGCGGGACCATCGAAGTGGAAAGCCAGAAAGGGAAGGGAACAGTATTTCTGTTTACTCTGCCGTTTGGGCTGGTCAGTGATGACCAGGAGGCCGAACGGGAACGGAAGGCAAGGGAGCTGTTGCAGGACATGAAAGTCCTGATCGCGGACGATGATATGTCTGTGGGACAGCAGGCAGCCCAGATACTTTCCGGCATGGGGGCAAAGTCTAAATGGGTAGAGACAGGCTGCCAGGCGGTAGAGGAAGTAAAAATGGCTATTGAGAAGGGAGAATACTATAACGTTGCGCTGATTGACTGGAAAATGCCGGAGATGAACGGAGTTGAGACAACCCGCCGCATCCGGAAACTGGTAGGGCCTGAGACTATGATCATTATCATATCTGCCTATGACTGGACGGGAATCGAGGAGGAGGCCAGGGAGGCAGGGGCAGACTGTTTTATATCTAAACCGTTATTTGAATCCACACTGTGCCAGGCATTCAGCAGCCTTCGTTCATGCGCTGAGACGGTTCATGCGCCGAAGGTCCAGAACCAGAGTCTGCAAGGAAAACGTGTCCTGATCGCAGAGGACAACGAGATCAACCGGGAGGTGGCCAAATCTCTGCTGGAAGCATACGGTATTGCGGTGGACACAGCTGAGAACGGAAAGATCTGCGTGGAGATGTTTGAGAAGGCCCCGGCAGGATACTATCTTGCAGTGCTGATGGATATCCGTATGCCGGTCATGAACGGGCTGGAGGCCGTCAGGGCCATCCGGGATCTGGGGACCGAGGAAGCCGCGAGGATACCGGTCTTAGCCATGACAGCCAACGCATTTGAAGAAGATAAAGTGACAGCATACAAAGCGGGTATGACAGGCTATCTTGTGAAGCCGCTGGATATCCAGGTCATGCTTGAGGAATTAAGGAAACTTACTGGCATTTAATTTGGAAAGGGTGATGAGAAGATGGCAGTAATTGGTGCATTTATGGTGCCGCATCCGCCGCTTATAATTCCTTCGGTGGGACGCGGAAATGAGCAGGCGGTACAAAAGACTGTGCAGGCATACAAAGAGGTTGCAGAAAGGGTAGCCGGGATGGCTCCGGAGACGATCGTCATCGCTACCCCGCACTCTGTCATGTATACGGACTACTTTCACATTTCTCCGGGGACAGAGGCGCAGGGGGATTTTGGACAGTTCGGGGAGAGCAGCACCCGCATTCATACGGTCTATGACCGGGAATTGACAGACACTATATCTGGTCTGGCAGTAAAAGATGGTTTCATGGCCGGAACGGATGGGGAGCAGGAAGCGCAGCTGGACCATGCGACAATGATCCCACTGTATTTTATCAACCAGAGATATAAGGATTATGAAACCGTCCGGATCAGTCTTTCTGGGCTTTCTTTGACCGATCATTATACGATGGGACAGTATGTCAGGAAAGCTGCGTCTCAGCTTGGCAGGAAGACCGTGTTCATTGCCAGCGGGGACCTGTCACACCGTCTATTGGATGACGGGCCTTATGGATTCTGCAAGGAAGGCCCGGCATATGACCAAAAGATCATGGAAGCCATGGGCGGCGGAGATTTCCAGAGACTTTTTGAATTTGATGAAGAATTTTTAGAGAAGGCCGGGGAGTGCGGGCACCGTTCTTTTACGATCATGGCAGGTGTTTTGGACGGAATGGATGTGAAAGCAGAGAGATTGTCCTATGAAGGTCCTTTCGGCGTAGGGTATGGAGTCTGTACCTATGAACCGCTGGGAGAGAATCCGGAACGAAAGTTTAAGGACAAGTATCTGGAGAAGCAGCAAAAGAAAGCAGAGCAGAGACGGGCCAGAGAGGACAGTTTTGTACGGCTGGCAAGACTGTCCCTGGAGTCCTATGTAAAGAACGGGACAGTCATTGGAGTTCCGAAGGACCTTTCCCATGATCTCCTGAAGGAACGGGCCGGTGTTTTTGTCTCACTGAAAAAAGAGGGCAGGCTCCGGGGATGCATTGGCACCATCTGTGCCACAAAGTCAACGGTGGCGGAGGAGATCATATGGAACGCAGTCAGTGCCGGGGCCAGGGATCCCAGATTCTCACCGGTAAAAGCAGAGGAACTTTACCAGTTAGAGTACAGTGTGGATGTACTGGGAAAGACCCAGAAGATAACATCATTTGAAGAATTAGATGCTAAAAAATATGGTATCATCGTTTCGAGGGGAGGAAGGAGAGGCCTTTTGCTGCCGAACCTTTCCGGAGTGGATACTGTGGAGGAACAGATTGAGATCGCAAAACAGAAAGCTGGGATCGGGGAAGAGGAATCGGTACAGATAGAGCGGTTTGAGGTTATAAGGCATAGGTGAGAAGATGAAAGAGACATGTACAGTATGCATGCACCGCTGCAGGTTAAAGCCAGGGCAATTCGGCCGGTGCGGAGCCAGGAAAAATGTAAACGGTATGCTTGTTTGTGAGAATTACGGCAGAGTGACAGCTCTGGCGTTAGACCCTATTGAGAAAAAACCGCTTTCCATGTATCATCCCGGCAGCCTCATACTGTCTGTGGGCAGCTTCGGATGCAATCTAGCCTGTCCGTTCTGCCAGAACTTCGATATTTCTATGAAAAACGCAGACCAGGCGGAGACTGTCTTTCTGTCTCCCGAGAAACTGGCCTCCAAGGCATCAGAGCTTCGGAAGCGTGGAAACATCGGGGTCGCCTACACATATAACGAGCCTTTGGTCGGGTACGAGTATGTACGGGATGCGGCAAAGATCGTCAGACAATACGGGATGAAAAACGTTCTTGTGACCAACGGGGCCTTCCCGGAAGCTGTAGAAAATGCAGTGCTTCCTTATATGGATGCAATGAATATCGACCTGAAAGGGATCCGGCAGGAATATTATAAAAAGCTCGGAGGAGATCTTGAAACTGTTCAGAGGTTTATCAGAAGAGCCGCAGATCATTGTCATGTGGAGCTGACGGTTCTTATCGTTCCGGGTGAGAATGATACCAGGGAGGAGATGGAAGAGATGGCCGCATGGATCGCTTCGGTGGATCCTGAGATCCCTCTCCATGTATCCAGGTTTTATCCGAGATGGAGAATGATGGACCGTGGTGCCACGGAAGTTCAGCAGGTGTATCGGCTGGCAGAGACAGCGCGCACCTGGCTAAAATATGTATTCACAGGGAACTGCTGAAGGAACAGCGGGACGGCAAAGCGTCCCACTGTTCCTTTGCTATTACAAAATCTTGTGATGATCAGCATCCGTAAGAGGCGATGCTAACGGATCCCACGATGTTGAATGGTTTTGATGATTCAGGATAGCTTACATGGAAGCCTAAAGAAACAGGGAGCGATAACGCTTGATCGGTAAGAAAGCAGGCAGAGGCAGACGCAATACCGTCTGAGTTGGCAGGAGCGAAAGATGCATAAAGCAGGGCGTCAGTTCCATTGATGCACGGAAGGATCCGGAAGTATTTCCAGCTGCCAGGACTGGCAATAAAGTGATAGCTTACAAAGTAGAAAGAAGACGGCATCAGTATGGCTGTCCCGGCATCTGACTGTCTGACCTGTCCTCCGCTTTCAAAAACAGGAAACAGCGGAAGGAGGCTGCCGGAAGAAGTATCGGAATCTACGCTGTATTGGGCACAGGAAGCAATATGGCTGCCTGTGGATTGGCTGGAGACAGAAAAATGGTTCAAAACATCACATCCAGAATTTGTCTTTCTATTATGTTATGTTCCCGTGGCAAATGTGTGAAACATTTCACGGGGCAGAAGTGGAAAGTATACTGTATACTGGTGGGAAGGACACAAGTTCTATGGTAAAATAAAGAAAAGGGAATGTTCAGTTTAGAAACGAGGTGCAAGATGGAGCAGAAAAATGAAATGAAGTGGACCATTCTGAAAAGCTCTGCACAAGGCCTGTCAGAGTGTCTTCACTGTTACACAAAGAGCCAGCTTTCGGAGACAGCCTCTTTCTATGGGCTGGATGGTTCACGGTACAGGAAGGCGGAGCTGGCGCAGAGGCTGGGTTCTGAGATTCTGGATCAGATGCCGGCGGTTTTAAAGTACAGCTCGTCAGAGGATCTAAACGGCTTGAAAGTGCTGCTGGAGGAGCCGGAAGGGGCTGAGGGTCCAGAGGTATGGACCTACCAGAAAAGAGGATGGCTCTTTGTATTTGCGGAACAGGGTGAAAGGTCCTTTGTTGTTCCGGACGAGGTCAAGGCCAAGATCATCAGGTTTTTGTCCAACGCGAAAAACCGGGAAACCGTTGTCCACAATCAGGAGTTTTACCGGTATGCCAAGGCTCTGGCACATTTATACGGTGTGTATGAGAAGAAGCAGCTGATGAAGCTGTGGGAAGAGTTTCACAGCGTTCCTCTGAAGAAGGGAGAGCTCTCCAAGTTCCTGAAGTTCACGGAGAAGACTTACGGGGAATACCGTGTGGAGGGGCGGTATGTGATCTCGCGCAAGGTCCCGGATACTAGATTCTGTCTGGAGCTTATGAATGAGGTTAAGAACCTGCCGTATTACATGCCGGATGAATCGGAGATCGATCTGTACGCCGAGGAGTATGTCAATGTGGATGCCCCGGAATATAATAGGCTTCGGACTTTTTTGGAAAAGAGAAAGCACAATCCTCTTTCTTTTGCAGATTTGATGACAGGACTTGAGAACAATCTTCTCCTGGGCGGCGGTATCTCCAAGGCAATCTATCTGATGGGGGAAGCTGGAATCCATCTAGGCGGAGAACAGGAGAAGGAAGAGTTTTTGCGCTGCTACTCTCAGTGGGAGCGAAGTACGCGGCAATGGAAGTACCGGGGATTTACTCCGGAAGAAATCATAGATGAGTAAAGGGGAGCGAATTAATAAGGGATGCAGAAAATATTTCTTAGATATATTTCGCTGATAATAGCGGGAGCACTGGCGGCTATGTTGATCTTTGGATGGCTGATGCAGAGCAGGAGCGCCAGAAATAACATGGTCAGGAATTCAAATGAAAAGCTGGACCAGGTGGTTCAGATCTTAAACAACAGCGATGCGGAACTAAAAAATCTGTCCGATGGACTCAGTGAAGATTATCTCACAAGGGCCAGGGCATTTGCGTATATAGTAGAAAAAGAACCGGACATCCTAGACAGCCGGAAAAAATTAAATGAGATAAAAGAAATGCTCAGTGTAGACGAACTTCATGCAGTGGACAGTGACGGGATTCTGACAGCCGGAACGGTTCCGAAGTATATAGGAATGGACTTCCGAAGCACAAAACAATCAAAGGAATTCCTTTCGATCCTGAACGGAAAGAGGGATTATCTGATCCAGAAGGTACAGCCCAATGGAGCGGAGAAAAAGATGTTTCAGTATATTGGAGTCAAACGTCGGGACGAGCCCGGCATTCTGCAGGTGGGGATCGCACCTGACCGGCTTTTGCGGGCGAAAAAACGGAACGAGCTTTCTTATGTTATTTCCAGAGTGCCTGCGGACGAGGGATATGTACTTTTTGCTGTCAATGTCAAGAATGGAAAGATGGTTGCCCACTCAGAAGGAAAAAGGATGCAGGAGGTCATGTCAGAATTTAATTATTCTGACCGGCGGATGAGGCAGTTCAGGGATGGCAAGTTTTACGGAAGCGGAGACCGGAAGAAGTTTTATGTGCTGAGAAGGCATGGCAATCTATTATTAGGGACTGGGGTGACCGCCAAGGCCCTGTATGCGGAGAGCGGGGAACAGATGGGCATATCATTTCTATATCTGTTACTCACATCCGTTATAATGCTCATTATGATCAACTATCTTCTAAAGCAAAAAATCATCGACGGCGTTCATCGGATTGCCTATGATCTGAAGCGGATCACGGAGGGCCATCTTGAAACCGTGGTAGAGGAGGACAGCAACCCTGAATTCAGACAGCTGAGCCAGGGGATCAACCAGATGGTAGGAAGCGTTCTGGAAGCGTCTGTAAAAGTCACAAAAGTGATCGATACAGTGGATCTTCCTATTGGCGTATTTGAATATCATGAGGATTCGGACCATGTGATGGCCACAGAGAGGCTCCGCAGAGTTCTAAGGTGGAGTGAAGAGGAGGCTGAACAGCTTTTTTGCAACAGGAAAGCTTTTGAAGCCAGACTGCAGGAGATTATGAACGATCCCTTGGCCGGAGCTGAGGAGATTTATTATGTGAGCAAAGACCCAGACCAGTGGATCCGGATCCATATGACAAGAGAAAAGGGAAGTACATTCGGCGTGGTTGTGGATGTGACGGAGGATATCAGGGAAAAGAGAAGGATCGAGCATGAAAGAGATTATGATCACCTGACAGGTCTTTGTAATATCAGTATATTTCACAGGACCACGGAACGCCTGCTGGAAAGTGATATCAAAACGGCGGCTATGATCATGATGGATCTAGATTGTTTTAAAGGGGTCAATGACCATTATGGGCACGACTGGGGAGACCAGTATCTGAAGACATTCGCAGGACTCCTTGACACGCTCAACGGCCCCCATGGAATCGCGGGAAGGCGTTCTGGAGATGAATTCTGCCTGTTCTTACACGGATATAATTCCAAAGATGACATACGGAAGGCCATAGAAGACTTCTATAATAGAATCGAAGAAAAGAAGATCCTGTTTCCGGATGGGGACCTCCGCAGTATAAAGATTTCATCCGGTCTGGTGTGGGTATCCCAGGGCGACAGCTACATAAGAATCATGAAAGACGCTGATATGGCCATGTATGAGACAAAACGCAGCGGGAAGGGCTTTTTAAGCGAGTGTGGCAAATAAATTGTTTGTAAGGTACCTGTAAAAGAATAAATCCGGAGAAGGTCAAAGCTGATCACTTCTCCGGATTTTTATGATTGATTTCGTACTTATTCTGGCAGCTCTCTATTCTCTTCCAGGAAACGGCAGAATTCTGAAAGCGGCATGGGGCGTCCGAACAGATAACCCTGGATGCCTTCACAGCGCAGCGCTTTTAAGATCTCAAATTGATCCTGTGTCTCCACACCCTCCACGATAAACTGGATATTCATGGTCTTGCAGATGTAGGCCAGTGCCTGGACGAACATCACTGCTTTGTCGTTGCTCTCAATGGAATCGATCATGCTTTTGTCTAGTTTTAGTGTGTCGATGTCACTGTTGAGCACCAGTGACAGATTGGCGTACTTTACGCCGAAATCATCGATGGCTACGGAAAAACCGGCATTTTTGATATCCCGGATCATATCATCCAGAAATGATTCATCTGTATAATCGGCACTCTCCGTGATCTCAAACTCCAAAAGATGCCGGGGCACCTTATATTGGTCACAGATCGTCAGAATCGTTTTTAAAAAGTCAGCGTCCAGCAGCGTAAATCTTGAGAAATTTACGGAGATAGGAAAGACAGGGGATCCGGATCTTATAAAGTCCTGGATGATCTGACAAACCCTTTCAAATACGAAGAAGTCCACGTATTTGATGGTCATTGCTGATTCCAGCACAGGAATAAAGTAGATCGGCGGTTCTATGGCCCCGTCTTTGCTGATATATCGGACCAGAGCCTCGGCACCGATGACTTCCTGGGTGCTGCACAGAACCTTGGGCTGCAGATAGACGCAGAAACGTTGGTCCTCGATGGCTTTTAGGAGCTGGTCCACACTCTTTAAGTTCAGCCGGTCGTCAAAGTAGTTCCGGTATCTGGAAGAGTTGGGATTGGAACGGTAAAACTCTTTTTTATCCGTGTACATCATCTCATCAGCTTCAGTCAGAAGTGCCTGGAAGTCAGATGGATTCTCAGACCAGCTGTATCCCACGGCACCGCTGCAGTCTACAGAGTGAGAAAATAAATATTTCAGCTCCCTTATGGTGCGCATGAAGTTTTCCTTATCCGTGTTCATGCAGAGGATGGCAAACTCGTCCCCTCCGATACGGTAAATCGTATGCTCTGAAAAGATGACTTGAAGCTTTTTGGCAGAATCCTTCAGGATCTGGTCACCGAACTGATGTCCCTTTGAGTCGTTGATATCCTTTAGTCCATTCAGATCCAGA
Coding sequences within:
- a CDS encoding diguanylate cyclase domain-containing protein produces the protein MAGRDTILIVDDMEINRVILRGVFETDYNLLEAENGQQALVLLEQYHARIAAVLLDLVMPVKDGYQVLKEIGQDGLLSEFPVVVITAEDSVENEVQVFDLGASEIIMKPFEPHVVKRRVQNIVELNLHRLNQEELIEEQAAKLRESNSAMIDALSSIIEYRSAETGQHIRRIRIFTEALLEDVAVSYPEYGLADADIQMIVSASSMHDIGKIAIPDAILNKPGRLTKEEFEIMKTHSVKGCEILAGLDRMSDRKYLRYAYNICRYHHERWDGKGYPDGLKGDSIPICAQVAGIADCYDALTTDRVYKKAIAPEQAFTMILNGECGTFSPKLLECFKNVKDIFAQYSRKYADKMISRTDTLKPEPSSKANYAEAMDTLQMGQAKYFTLLRYVDSTVMEVDIGTGIYHMVYTANGNFSALKTGDGFEDSIRNFVKGSLHPEDRNPALDFLGPGLERFFEDGLLKESRKFRVYNESLRTYSWCECTLMRVSDGHPFQRKVLLIWKDIRHSDEAGEHQAVRMPGVGAIGQTLGGIQQCLNDKYFTLLQINEGLENLLGYKAAEIKERFHSRYLELIYPADREEVLEQTKKQLNVGNAIELEYRVVAKDGQVIWVLDKSHLVTGSDGKEHIFRTLINVTQSKQAQEELRLTLERHKIIMDQSNDVIFEWDMIKDKMLYSSNWKKKFGYTPVMDEASTRLLTQSHIHPEDLEPVEKLLSQMGGSMPYGEIEFRLADREGSYRWYKAKATAQFDRSGRAFKAVGIMTDIDAEKRASQELEDKASRDELTGLYNRSTARKEIDHYLENRNPEEMAAMMIIDVDDFKMINDRYGHMFGDAVLQETASVLTNLLRKEDIISRIGGDEFLIFMKDIRTVDILKNRAEKIRDSFQSMFQQDRTPCDFSSSIGIACCPEDGTSFEELFRRSDLALYHTKSKGKNGYCLFDSSLTEQRLGFPEPAATASTRIDPAGEQEKKTDDLIEQIFRKIYEEKDLERAVSSILEMAGSRFSVSRAYIYEESEDGSSYSNTFEWCNQGVDPQMGLRQKISYKMLSNQYKDNFNENGIFYCPDISLLPRDQREVLTPQGTKSTLQCVIRDGGVYKGFVGFDECVIRRMWTKDQISALTLIAKLLSIFLLKKRAQDRAEETAFSLKTALDNQNSWIYIIDPDSYRMRYINQKTLEIAPDVKTGMYCYEAFFGRTEPCAECPARNIRETGNKTIEVYNPVLKVWTVADASLIRWREQDACMLSCHDISRYKDS
- a CDS encoding response regulator, with protein sequence MMPRDHMLHQAEAFADQILKSYFCEADVEFLISTFAEDIVWLGAGPQQQAEGRECVADCFRSGKDQLVRCRMFGERYVSRKVSKDVVLCQGDSWIEPQEGTGLYFKTHQRATFLFRKKGEFFETLHIHNSVDYSDIQEGELFPETAGKEAFDKMKSELEEKEQESERKTRFLVQLYDSLPCGIIQFTADPSHRVVSLNRMAWEFYGFSSEREYRESVETPFCLVLDEDRARIEEMVDSLKLNGGIVHYTRECRPQGGDRLSAWINVVMERLINTEGTEVIQAIYTDVTETKLLQKAQERERLIENQCLRAATCTAYPMIMSINLTQNTYNCFIETQTCPFDDRRGNYEDMFAKMLPMVYPAYREDYCSVFSKEAMMERFSQGEQEIYMEFRQLGIDGEYHWISAHMISVDNPVNDDMLVIQLVKVLDQQRVEKARQEQLLRDALSSAEEASRAKSDFLSRMSHDIRTPMNAIIGMTTLGLLKLDDPVNVKNCMSKIDASSKYLLSLINDILDMSKIETGKMEIVKEKFEFQTFFEDLVKIIYPQAVDLGIQLEIYHKEPLERYYMGDALRIKQILMNLLSNALKFTPDGGNITVSVEEQRRSGGYAYLSFQVKDSGVGISEKFMPRIFQPFEQESPEGARNNVGSGLGLSIVYNLVQMMGGTIEVESQKGKGTVFLFTLPFGLVSDDQEAERERKARELLQDMKVLIADDDMSVGQQAAQILSGMGAKSKWVETGCQAVEEVKMAIEKGEYYNVALIDWKMPEMNGVETTRRIRKLVGPETMIIIISAYDWTGIEEEAREAGADCFISKPLFESTLCQAFSSLRSCAETVHAPKVQNQSLQGKRVLIAEDNEINREVAKSLLEAYGIAVDTAENGKICVEMFEKAPAGYYLAVLMDIRMPVMNGLEAVRAIRDLGTEEAARIPVLAMTANAFEEDKVTAYKAGMTGYLVKPLDIQVMLEELRKLTGI
- the amrA gene encoding AmmeMemoRadiSam system protein A encodes the protein MAVIGAFMVPHPPLIIPSVGRGNEQAVQKTVQAYKEVAERVAGMAPETIVIATPHSVMYTDYFHISPGTEAQGDFGQFGESSTRIHTVYDRELTDTISGLAVKDGFMAGTDGEQEAQLDHATMIPLYFINQRYKDYETVRISLSGLSLTDHYTMGQYVRKAASQLGRKTVFIASGDLSHRLLDDGPYGFCKEGPAYDQKIMEAMGGGDFQRLFEFDEEFLEKAGECGHRSFTIMAGVLDGMDVKAERLSYEGPFGVGYGVCTYEPLGENPERKFKDKYLEKQQKKAEQRRAREDSFVRLARLSLESYVKNGTVIGVPKDLSHDLLKERAGVFVSLKKEGRLRGCIGTICATKSTVAEEIIWNAVSAGARDPRFSPVKAEELYQLEYSVDVLGKTQKITSFEELDAKKYGIIVSRGGRRGLLLPNLSGVDTVEEQIEIAKQKAGIGEEESVQIERFEVIRHR
- the amrS gene encoding AmmeMemoRadiSam system radical SAM enzyme → MKETCTVCMHRCRLKPGQFGRCGARKNVNGMLVCENYGRVTALALDPIEKKPLSMYHPGSLILSVGSFGCNLACPFCQNFDISMKNADQAETVFLSPEKLASKASELRKRGNIGVAYTYNEPLVGYEYVRDAAKIVRQYGMKNVLVTNGAFPEAVENAVLPYMDAMNIDLKGIRQEYYKKLGGDLETVQRFIRRAADHCHVELTVLIVPGENDTREEMEEMAAWIASVDPEIPLHVSRFYPRWRMMDRGATEVQQVYRLAETARTWLKYVFTGNC